A DNA window from Enterobacter asburiae contains the following coding sequences:
- a CDS encoding molecular chaperone: MKIISILLLGCTIAATCQMAHATVNIGGTRLVYAGAKKEVSLSVRNPDSSPYLIQTVIDNLDSSPQKPPFIITPPLYRLDGGKENLMRVIQSGNLPQDKESMFWLRVKAIPSAPREKNTLQIAVSTSIKLIYRPDSLKNLDVEKESDKLSWHISGNQLDINNPTPCYINFNEISVAGKKLTNVSYASPGKTTSFTLPAGVNSGNIQFSVISDFGAVGKMHSKSA; the protein is encoded by the coding sequence GTGAAAATTATTTCTATTTTACTGCTTGGCTGCACTATCGCTGCCACCTGCCAGATGGCTCATGCAACGGTCAATATTGGCGGAACACGCCTCGTCTATGCAGGTGCAAAAAAAGAAGTGTCGCTCAGCGTTCGTAATCCGGACAGTAGTCCTTATCTTATCCAGACGGTTATCGATAATCTTGATAGTAGTCCGCAAAAACCGCCCTTTATCATCACCCCTCCGCTTTATCGCCTTGATGGAGGGAAAGAAAACCTGATGCGCGTTATCCAGTCAGGAAATCTTCCACAAGATAAAGAGTCCATGTTCTGGCTACGTGTTAAGGCAATCCCATCTGCGCCACGTGAAAAAAATACGCTACAGATTGCGGTATCAACCAGCATCAAACTGATTTACCGCCCGGACTCGCTGAAAAACCTGGATGTAGAGAAAGAGAGCGACAAACTCAGCTGGCATATCTCTGGCAACCAACTGGATATCAACAATCCGACGCCCTGCTACATTAATTTCAATGAAATCAGTGTTGCCGGAAAAAAACTCACGAATGTCTCCTATGCGTCTCCAGGAAAAACAACATCTTTTACGCTACCTGCGGGTGTTAATTCAGGAAATATTCAATTTAGCGTCATCAGCGACTTCGGCGCTGTGGGTAAGATGCACTCAAAATCTGCTTAA
- a CDS encoding fimbrial protein, protein MKNNVLCFFLLIFSVAGIFPAKASESTLTISGDVVASVCEVAFTKKITIGSFSGKDFPSVGSNSAFKAMNINLSNCYSKLASVSVKFSGTPDADNPVLLALSETETGTTLATGIGIELLDNGGKTIPFNKSESKTFPLDEGENTLSFLLRYKSTKYPVTPGDATAVLFFDLSYQ, encoded by the coding sequence ATGAAAAATAATGTGTTATGTTTTTTCTTGCTTATTTTTTCTGTGGCAGGGATATTCCCGGCTAAGGCGAGCGAAAGTACCCTGACCATCTCTGGCGATGTGGTGGCAAGCGTCTGTGAGGTTGCTTTCACAAAAAAAATCACTATAGGCTCATTTTCAGGTAAGGATTTTCCCTCTGTCGGCAGTAATTCTGCATTCAAAGCGATGAATATTAATCTCTCAAATTGTTACAGTAAATTGGCTTCAGTTTCGGTTAAGTTTTCGGGTACGCCCGATGCTGACAATCCAGTATTACTCGCTCTGAGCGAAACTGAAACAGGAACGACACTCGCTACAGGTATTGGTATTGAATTGCTGGATAACGGGGGCAAAACCATACCTTTTAATAAGTCCGAATCGAAGACATTTCCATTGGATGAGGGAGAAAATACGCTCTCCTTTCTGTTGCGTTACAAATCAACAAAATACCCTGTGACGCCTGGTGATGCGACAGCAGTGTTATTTTTTGATTTATCATATCAATGA
- a CDS encoding fimbrial biogenesis usher protein, translated as MKLRKQARMINAVCWRLSPLALVIGTGLFPGVLHAENYFNPAFLADGKNQVADLSRFENDGSQAPGIYRVDIYLNNDFIISHDVEFQARQTQNSSAPSSSDDTGLTACLSEKVLGGLGLDLSIPQDRKQSVDGQCIDIATLIEGAKASFDFSKQRLDLSVPQVALKNSARGYIPPEKWDQGINALLLNYNLNGSRRKDSSGEGSSNFLGLNGGVNLGAWRYRDYSTFNRSTSSNGETTSQWQHISGFLERTIISLKSELTVGDSYTSGDVFDSVSFRGVQLASDDNMLPDSLKGFAPTVRGIAKSNAQVTIKQNGYVIYQTYVAPGAFAIDDLFPTSSSGDLTVEVKEQDGAITSYSVPYSAVPLLQREGRLKYSATAAKYRTSNEQQDQVSFTQGTLSWGLPHGFTLYGGAQLSDNYKAMAIGTGVNMGHWGALSADVTHAQSTLIDETEHSGQSLRLLYAKSLNEIGTNFQLLGYRYSTSGYYTFTDTTYKHMDGYNSNPLNEDDDDNNDVPHWFDYYNLYYTKRGKLQVNISQQLGGFGSIYLSGSQQSYWHNDDKDTLVQFGYNTTWKDINIGLSYNYSQMSGQPVADKMIAFNLSLPIGKWLSAQGASSSNNAFATYSMNHDNHGSVTQNAGISGTLLEGNNLSYSVQQGYGNQGTGNSGNASLAYQGGYGNANVGYSYDSSNSQQVTYGVAGGIVAHRHGITLSQPLGETNVLVEAPGADNVKVENSTGVKTDWRGYAVVPFATTYRKNRIGLDTTTLGDKVDLEDTVADVVPTKGALVRVSFKAHVGSRALITLLHNNQPVPFGATVTRDDGTGSIVGEDGQVYLSGLAQKGTFTVQWGEGSNMTCNASYQLPVEAENTAITQIKLICR; from the coding sequence ATGAAACTTCGAAAACAAGCTCGAATGATTAATGCAGTCTGCTGGCGGTTATCTCCATTAGCTTTAGTTATTGGAACGGGTTTATTTCCCGGTGTTTTGCATGCAGAGAACTATTTTAATCCGGCTTTTTTAGCGGATGGCAAAAATCAGGTTGCCGATCTATCCCGCTTTGAAAACGACGGCAGCCAGGCCCCTGGGATATATCGCGTAGACATCTATCTCAATAATGATTTTATCATCAGTCATGATGTCGAGTTTCAGGCCCGGCAAACGCAGAATTCCAGTGCCCCGTCATCCTCCGATGATACAGGTTTGACGGCCTGTTTATCTGAGAAGGTGTTGGGCGGCCTGGGGCTCGATCTGAGTATTCCGCAAGACCGAAAACAGTCTGTAGACGGACAGTGTATCGACATCGCGACTTTGATTGAGGGGGCTAAAGCCAGTTTTGATTTTAGCAAGCAGCGCCTGGATCTCAGTGTGCCACAGGTTGCGCTTAAAAATAGCGCACGGGGCTACATTCCTCCGGAAAAATGGGATCAGGGGATTAACGCCCTGCTTCTGAACTACAACCTGAATGGCTCCAGACGAAAAGACAGCAGCGGCGAAGGTAGCAGCAATTTTCTGGGGCTAAACGGCGGCGTAAACCTGGGAGCATGGCGTTATCGTGACTATTCTACATTTAACCGTAGCACCAGTAGTAATGGAGAGACAACCAGCCAGTGGCAACACATTAGTGGTTTTCTGGAACGCACGATCATCTCGCTGAAAAGTGAACTGACGGTGGGTGACAGTTATACCAGTGGTGACGTGTTTGACAGCGTTAGCTTCCGTGGTGTTCAGCTGGCCTCAGACGACAATATGTTGCCGGACAGCCTAAAAGGCTTCGCCCCCACGGTGCGCGGTATTGCAAAAAGCAACGCTCAGGTGACGATCAAACAAAACGGATACGTTATTTATCAGACTTACGTAGCGCCTGGCGCCTTTGCAATAGACGATCTCTTTCCGACATCCTCAAGCGGGGATTTGACGGTAGAAGTAAAAGAGCAGGATGGTGCTATTACCTCCTATTCTGTCCCTTATTCCGCCGTCCCGTTACTACAGCGCGAAGGTCGTCTGAAATATTCTGCCACAGCCGCGAAGTACCGCACCAGCAACGAACAGCAAGATCAAGTCTCTTTCACACAAGGAACATTAAGCTGGGGCTTGCCGCATGGTTTTACGTTGTATGGCGGCGCACAGCTGTCTGACAACTACAAGGCAATGGCGATCGGGACGGGGGTCAATATGGGCCACTGGGGCGCGCTGTCTGCGGATGTCACTCACGCCCAAAGTACGCTTATTGATGAGACCGAGCATAGCGGTCAGTCATTGCGTTTGCTTTATGCAAAATCGTTAAACGAAATAGGAACTAACTTCCAGTTATTGGGCTATCGCTATTCAACGTCAGGCTATTACACCTTTACGGATACTACGTACAAGCACATGGATGGCTACAACAGCAATCCGCTGAACGAGGATGATGATGATAACAACGATGTGCCGCACTGGTTCGACTACTACAACCTCTATTACACCAAGCGCGGAAAGTTGCAGGTCAATATTTCTCAACAACTGGGTGGTTTTGGCTCCATTTATCTCAGCGGAAGCCAGCAAAGTTACTGGCATAACGATGATAAAGATACGCTGGTGCAGTTTGGTTATAACACCACCTGGAAGGATATTAATATCGGTTTGAGCTACAACTACAGCCAGATGTCCGGCCAACCCGTAGCCGACAAAATGATTGCATTCAACCTGTCGTTACCGATCGGTAAATGGCTCTCAGCGCAGGGAGCCTCGTCGTCAAATAACGCATTTGCGACGTACAGCATGAACCACGATAACCACGGTAGCGTCACCCAGAACGCCGGGATCAGCGGTACTCTGCTGGAAGGCAATAACCTGAGCTACAGCGTTCAGCAGGGCTACGGTAATCAGGGTACAGGTAATAGCGGTAATGCCAGCCTTGCTTATCAGGGTGGATATGGTAATGCCAACGTAGGTTACAGCTACGACAGCAGTAATTCTCAGCAGGTGACCTACGGCGTTGCGGGCGGCATCGTGGCGCATCGACACGGCATTACTCTGAGCCAGCCGCTAGGGGAAACGAATGTCCTGGTTGAAGCGCCGGGTGCGGATAACGTTAAAGTTGAAAACTCCACCGGCGTGAAAACGGACTGGCGTGGATATGCTGTTGTGCCTTTCGCAACGACCTACCGTAAAAACCGTATAGGCCTGGACACCACAACACTGGGTGACAAAGTTGATCTTGAGGACACGGTAGCAGATGTTGTTCCTACAAAAGGTGCTCTGGTTCGCGTCTCCTTCAAGGCCCATGTAGGTAGCCGTGCACTGATAACGTTGCTGCATAATAACCAGCCTGTTCCGTTTGGGGCGACCGTCACGCGTGACGATGGTACTGGCAGCATTGTTGGAGAGGATGGACAGGTTTATCTATCCGGCCTGGCGCAAAAGGGCACATTCACGGTGCAGTGGGGAGAGGGCAGCAACATGACCTGTAACGCAAGCTATCAACTTCCTGTTGAAGCAGAAAATACAGCGATTACGCAGATCAAATTGATTTGTCGCTAA
- a CDS encoding helix-turn-helix transcriptional regulator, which produces MALMSEPVVSLQDDTRKQLGAFLRARRESLDPQRLGLPRSGRRRTPGLRREEVAMLADVGVTWYTWLEQGRDVNPSSAVMAAVAKALQCTPTEARHLFVLAGLPPGEAPQAVCCEGISEGTRRLLDTLMPKPASIQKPNFDIVAWNDSFGHLMGVDFNEIPPEDRNCIYLFLTNPAWRARLGRRDDVLPIFVSYFRAAMAEHRGDPLWEVKLARFFAVSEEFKTLWHQRNDVRGVENQLKLFTHPELGDFTLQQMYWYSAPRNGSRLLVYLPVDEAGERAMAWLAKQNK; this is translated from the coding sequence ATGGCCTTGATGTCTGAACCCGTCGTCTCACTTCAGGATGACACCCGAAAACAGCTGGGGGCATTTTTACGCGCGCGACGCGAAAGCCTCGATCCGCAGCGTCTCGGCCTGCCGCGCAGCGGTCGTCGCCGCACGCCGGGTCTGCGCCGGGAAGAGGTGGCGATGCTCGCGGACGTGGGCGTGACCTGGTATACCTGGCTTGAGCAGGGCAGGGACGTCAATCCGTCCAGCGCGGTGATGGCCGCTGTGGCAAAAGCGCTGCAATGCACCCCGACCGAGGCCCGACACCTGTTTGTGTTAGCCGGGCTGCCGCCGGGTGAAGCGCCGCAGGCGGTTTGCTGCGAGGGTATCAGCGAGGGCACGCGCCGCCTGCTGGATACGCTGATGCCTAAACCCGCCAGCATTCAGAAACCGAATTTCGACATCGTGGCGTGGAACGACAGCTTCGGGCACCTGATGGGCGTCGATTTCAATGAAATCCCGCCGGAAGACCGCAACTGTATTTACCTGTTCCTCACCAACCCGGCGTGGCGCGCGCGTCTCGGCAGGCGTGACGATGTGCTGCCCATATTTGTTTCCTATTTCCGGGCGGCGATGGCCGAGCACCGGGGCGATCCGCTGTGGGAGGTCAAACTGGCGCGCTTCTTTGCGGTGTCGGAAGAGTTTAAAACCCTGTGGCACCAGCGCAACGACGTGCGCGGTGTGGAGAACCAGCTCAAGCTGTTTACCCATCCCGAGCTGGGGGATTTTACGCTGCAGCAGATGTACTGGTACTCAGCGCCGCGAAACGGGTCGCGGCTGCTGGTGTATTTACCGGTGGATGAGGCGGGAGAAAGGGCAATGGCATGGTTGGCGAAGCAGAACAAATAA
- a CDS encoding fimbrial protein encodes MIYHINELLVMIQCNKIQFISWLVMIFCGLSQAHDGTVNIAGVIQDNTCEIASDSQNFVVDMGVMAQKQFRKVGDSSPDKSFSINLEHCGPAASEATVTFSGVADSLNSDLFAIDVSSDSVNGLALGIYDGNGKPVPPGKTSTGVALKPEQAEAVLDFSARYTAVKDSVTAGSTNVTVTFVINYE; translated from the coding sequence TTGATTTATCATATCAATGAGTTACTGGTCATGATTCAATGTAATAAGATACAGTTTATTTCCTGGTTAGTGATGATTTTTTGTGGCCTGTCACAGGCCCATGACGGAACGGTGAATATTGCAGGTGTTATTCAGGATAACACTTGCGAAATTGCTTCTGATTCACAAAATTTCGTTGTGGATATGGGGGTGATGGCACAAAAACAATTCAGGAAAGTAGGAGACAGTTCACCCGATAAGTCATTCTCCATTAATTTGGAACATTGCGGACCGGCGGCAAGTGAAGCCACCGTTACCTTTTCGGGCGTTGCGGATTCACTAAACTCTGATTTATTCGCTATTGACGTCAGTTCAGATTCAGTCAATGGTCTGGCACTGGGAATCTATGACGGTAACGGTAAGCCTGTCCCACCGGGGAAAACCAGCACGGGTGTAGCACTGAAACCGGAGCAGGCTGAGGCGGTATTGGATTTCTCGGCGCGTTATACGGCTGTAAAAGACAGCGTTACGGCGGGAAGCACGAATGTGACGGTGACGTTTGTCATAAATTATGAGTGA
- a CDS encoding fimbrial protein: MFRLIALIIFVQLLFIQPGISSDISTVGKVHFYGAVVNSSCSIDTQSFDQSVMMGQVRTGSFLGPGSWAEPVTFWIKLENCATSTSESAGVTFNGLADLKDPQVFQAGFGSGAAKGVGIGIFDMRGNQVIPDSQPLAKMPLIAGENTLLFTARYRSVSMPVTAGDASAAVTFSVIYQ, from the coding sequence ATGTTTCGTCTGATAGCACTGATAATTTTCGTTCAACTGCTATTTATTCAGCCAGGTATTAGCAGCGATATATCAACCGTGGGAAAAGTGCATTTCTATGGTGCTGTGGTTAATAGCTCATGTTCAATTGATACGCAGAGTTTTGACCAGAGTGTCATGATGGGTCAAGTCCGTACCGGTTCATTTTTAGGGCCAGGAAGTTGGGCGGAACCGGTCACCTTCTGGATTAAGCTTGAAAATTGTGCCACTTCAACCAGCGAGTCGGCAGGCGTCACCTTCAACGGACTGGCTGATCTTAAGGATCCACAGGTCTTTCAGGCAGGTTTTGGCTCTGGTGCTGCAAAGGGCGTCGGAATTGGTATTTTTGATATGAGAGGCAACCAGGTAATTCCTGATAGCCAACCTCTCGCAAAAATGCCGCTGATTGCCGGAGAGAACACATTACTGTTTACCGCACGATATCGCTCTGTATCGATGCCCGTTACGGCGGGGGATGCCAGTGCGGCCGTCACTTTCTCGGTGATTTATCAGTAA
- a CDS encoding fimbrial protein yields the protein MFNVNKFFLSSTACIFLAAGIVHSAFAVDPVQITVTGNIVASPCVIDTGSESLNISLGDQLQSADLNAAGSGSAWVPINVVFKSCPAGTSTITATFHGTADAGDPNTLYSNTAVDAGENKAAKNIAVQLEGLANEAYGNGKTATIDIASAGTTPTFKMHTRAFSKDGGATPGKISSVITMSFTYN from the coding sequence ATGTTTAACGTAAATAAATTCTTTTTATCATCAACAGCCTGTATTTTCCTTGCTGCGGGTATTGTCCACTCGGCTTTTGCCGTAGACCCAGTACAAATTACCGTAACGGGCAATATTGTCGCCTCACCTTGTGTAATCGATACGGGAAGCGAGTCATTAAATATTTCTCTGGGAGACCAGTTGCAAAGCGCCGATCTCAATGCAGCAGGAAGCGGTTCTGCATGGGTACCAATTAACGTCGTTTTCAAAAGCTGTCCGGCGGGTACTTCAACCATTACCGCGACATTTCACGGCACAGCCGATGCTGGGGACCCGAATACACTGTACAGCAACACGGCAGTAGATGCGGGTGAAAACAAAGCGGCCAAAAACATCGCTGTTCAGCTTGAAGGTTTGGCTAATGAAGCTTACGGCAACGGCAAAACGGCGACTATTGATATTGCCTCCGCAGGCACGACCCCCACCTTTAAGATGCATACTCGCGCTTTCAGTAAAGACGGTGGCGCGACACCGGGAAAAATCAGCTCCGTTATCACGATGTCATTCACGTATAACTAA
- a CDS encoding helix-turn-helix domain-containing protein, with amino-acid sequence MKPENYIIKLIHELSEPARVRVGRQRQIISLDQLEEPMTFILHSGIVAVYRTRDRLLLKFIEAPMIVGMNDLIDTNAGFYMQACGEIRYEIKPRKSTLETINNRNLWQEAAYSYMYAIKRLLQAHETSVGLSTYELIRLNLVSLMTEKEDVRLSVNACDYIQEKTHLSRSRIMKILSDLKTGNYIKIERGLLMAIHRLPDHY; translated from the coding sequence ATGAAACCTGAAAATTATATTATAAAACTTATACATGAACTCTCTGAACCGGCGCGCGTAAGGGTAGGACGCCAACGGCAAATCATTTCATTGGATCAGCTTGAAGAACCGATGACATTCATACTGCATTCCGGCATCGTCGCCGTCTACCGAACGAGAGACCGGCTTCTACTGAAGTTTATCGAAGCCCCGATGATCGTTGGTATGAATGATCTTATTGATACCAATGCGGGTTTTTATATGCAGGCCTGCGGTGAAATTAGATATGAAATCAAACCACGAAAATCCACACTTGAAACTATTAACAATCGCAATCTTTGGCAGGAAGCCGCCTATTCGTATATGTATGCCATAAAACGTTTACTACAAGCTCACGAAACTTCGGTTGGGTTGTCTACATACGAGTTGATTCGTTTAAACCTTGTGTCACTAATGACCGAAAAAGAAGACGTTCGTCTGTCAGTTAATGCCTGTGATTACATACAGGAAAAAACCCATCTTTCGCGCAGTCGAATTATGAAGATCCTGAGCGATTTGAAAACAGGCAACTATATTAAAATTGAACGTGGGCTCTTAATGGCAATACACAGGCTTCCGGATCACTACTGA
- a CDS encoding fimbrial protein has protein sequence MKKHMFAVVMASIMASATCAQAASTTTTVNGGNIKFMGSVVDAPCAVALESEDQVVHIDQITLKSLGAKDAVSGQSKPFYVTLTNCDVSTYTNAAISFSGQSDAVTAGALANTAGSGGATGVALRLFGPDGKAMNVNSGTASDTIPLSKGDNTIPMSVDYLTTGDEPTAGAVEAVATFQIIYS, from the coding sequence ATGAAGAAGCATATGTTCGCTGTAGTTATGGCATCTATTATGGCAAGCGCCACCTGTGCACAGGCGGCAAGCACCACTACGACCGTTAACGGTGGTAATATTAAGTTTATGGGTTCTGTGGTTGACGCACCGTGCGCTGTTGCCCTGGAATCTGAAGACCAGGTTGTCCATATTGATCAAATTACGTTGAAAAGCCTCGGCGCTAAAGATGCCGTTTCTGGCCAGTCTAAGCCGTTCTACGTGACCCTGACTAACTGCGATGTCAGCACTTATACGAATGCCGCTATCAGTTTCAGCGGTCAGTCTGACGCTGTAACTGCAGGTGCTTTGGCTAACACCGCAGGTTCTGGCGGAGCAACTGGCGTGGCTTTGCGCCTGTTTGGGCCAGATGGTAAGGCGATGAATGTTAACTCTGGAACCGCATCTGACACCATTCCGCTGTCAAAAGGCGACAACACCATTCCTATGAGTGTTGATTATCTGACAACTGGGGATGAACCAACAGCGGGTGCTGTTGAAGCTGTTGCAACATTCCAGATCATCTATTCCTGA
- a CDS encoding fimbrial protein, translating into MNRNIFFFLIAFLFCGYSYASCTPGGQGQVADFTFNDLNIQRDVPVGTVLLQKEVSVPATVGISAYAGACTQEMKMNYAGATKTSLASVYNTNIPGVGIKVFTYTHSGAGAYDYFENPGKNNSFSSPTGMSSYTYWTASNVATVYLVKTGDITSGRLAAGEIGRVTNLETSTVLFNINTSGGNINSLACSIESGNGLSFPIGDVLTTEFKGVNSTPDKTSTVDLKLDCNADANINIKLNGVQNPDSTEKSILALSGNQGQNGVADGVGVQLLYNGTPLEINKLITLKKSSGGKESFPITARYIQTKEAIRPGAANATAVLELIYQ; encoded by the coding sequence ATGAATCGAAATATCTTTTTTTTCCTTATTGCCTTTTTGTTTTGTGGGTATAGCTATGCTAGTTGTACTCCAGGTGGTCAAGGCCAGGTAGCAGATTTTACCTTTAACGATCTTAATATACAAAGAGATGTGCCGGTAGGCACCGTGTTATTGCAGAAGGAGGTTTCCGTCCCGGCGACGGTAGGTATCTCTGCATACGCCGGTGCATGCACGCAAGAGATGAAGATGAATTATGCCGGTGCAACTAAAACATCACTCGCCTCCGTTTATAATACAAACATCCCGGGCGTCGGCATTAAGGTGTTTACTTATACCCATTCAGGTGCCGGAGCTTACGATTATTTTGAAAATCCAGGGAAGAATAATTCTTTCAGTAGCCCGACTGGTATGAGTTCGTATACGTATTGGACAGCAAGTAATGTTGCAACCGTTTATTTAGTAAAGACGGGAGATATTACTTCGGGCCGACTGGCGGCAGGCGAAATAGGCCGTGTGACCAATTTAGAAACAAGCACTGTTCTCTTTAACATAAATACATCGGGAGGGAATATTAACTCTTTGGCATGTTCAATTGAATCAGGCAATGGCTTGTCCTTTCCGATCGGAGACGTACTCACAACTGAATTTAAAGGGGTGAATTCTACTCCTGATAAGACGAGCACGGTGGATCTTAAGCTGGACTGCAATGCCGACGCAAATATCAATATTAAGCTTAATGGCGTACAGAACCCTGATTCCACCGAAAAGAGTATTCTGGCACTCAGTGGCAATCAGGGCCAGAACGGCGTTGCAGATGGTGTAGGCGTACAGCTTCTTTATAATGGCACGCCGCTTGAAATCAACAAACTCATTACTTTGAAAAAATCTTCCGGCGGGAAAGAAAGTTTTCCTATTACCGCTCGCTATATTCAAACTAAAGAAGCAATTCGTCCTGGCGCAGCAAATGCCACGGCAGTTCTGGAACTCATCTACCAGTAA
- a CDS encoding fimbria/pilus periplasmic chaperone: protein MDKCSPGCFFIFFLDFLKMKTLISMLLLPMLCLGNSHFVYAEGIALGATRIIYPLGEKQTSINVVNTNNKETFLVQSWVSDLQGNKSTQFTVTPPLFVMKPQKANVLRIMYVGPKLPEDRESVFYFNNKAIPSLDKKQLQGNTLQIATQSVIKLFVRPAHLKMKSMDAPATLRCQRSGKSITITNPSPYFVSLVKFSVGGKALPNNMVPPMGNLQVTAPDNAQGSISFQTMNDYGAVTPALTCNA from the coding sequence ATGGATAAGTGCTCACCAGGATGCTTTTTTATTTTTTTTTTGGATTTTTTAAAAATGAAAACCCTTATTTCAATGTTACTCTTGCCAATGCTCTGTCTGGGAAATAGTCATTTTGTTTATGCAGAAGGGATCGCACTGGGGGCCACCCGAATCATTTATCCGTTGGGTGAAAAACAAACCAGCATCAATGTTGTTAACACCAATAACAAAGAGACGTTTTTGGTACAATCTTGGGTGTCCGATCTCCAGGGTAATAAATCCACACAGTTTACCGTGACGCCGCCATTGTTTGTGATGAAGCCTCAAAAAGCGAACGTTCTGCGCATCATGTATGTAGGCCCAAAACTTCCGGAAGATCGCGAGTCAGTATTTTACTTCAATAACAAAGCAATACCTTCACTCGATAAAAAACAACTTCAGGGTAATACCTTACAGATCGCTACGCAAAGTGTGATCAAATTATTTGTTCGCCCTGCGCATTTAAAAATGAAATCAATGGATGCACCTGCAACGCTGCGTTGCCAGCGTAGTGGAAAAAGCATCACCATTACAAACCCTTCTCCCTATTTTGTTTCGCTGGTGAAATTCAGCGTTGGAGGGAAAGCATTGCCGAACAACATGGTTCCCCCAATGGGTAACCTTCAGGTAACGGCGCCAGATAATGCCCAGGGCAGTATCTCTTTCCAGACCATGAATGACTATGGCGCAGTAACCCCAGCACTAACATGCAATGCGTAA
- a CDS encoding O-antigen ligase family protein — translation MFHSRTGWLGGLIGILCVSVMFSHPRFRVRTTSRRRLLVVLLPFAGGLLGMLMLNQPLDASLAHESSSNQRMLTLEYTLRMIGVHPWRGWGLGMFEPAFQNFMAALPFDNPSREMMQHPHNETLFIWAEGGVIALAGGLCLLWGWIVLFLRRKSLWQWAALLTTLPILLHTQVEFPLYYSVAHYFAILILMASADGELRTFQVRSSRLRWPLVFIALYGLVLSAQLFFASIVLGNFETGRLAFPESITGLHVPGLMQMRYQRDLSQLHLLHFNRSGDIDELEKYAVENREWITLHMVEDAWNDQVNIMSFLQHQSEAEKLKLQAHRLMPWDDRFKP, via the coding sequence GTGTTTCACTCACGCACCGGCTGGCTCGGCGGGTTAATCGGCATTCTGTGCGTATCGGTGATGTTCAGCCACCCGCGTTTTCGCGTTCGAACGACAAGTCGCCGCCGCCTGCTGGTGGTCCTTTTGCCGTTCGCGGGTGGGCTTTTAGGCATGCTGATGCTGAATCAGCCTCTGGACGCATCCCTCGCGCACGAAAGCTCCAGCAATCAGCGGATGTTAACCCTGGAATACACGCTACGTATGATCGGCGTTCATCCTTGGCGGGGCTGGGGGTTAGGAATGTTTGAACCCGCCTTCCAGAATTTTATGGCCGCGCTGCCGTTCGATAATCCAAGCCGGGAAATGATGCAACACCCGCACAATGAGACGCTGTTTATCTGGGCGGAGGGCGGCGTGATTGCGCTGGCGGGCGGGCTGTGTCTCCTGTGGGGCTGGATAGTTCTTTTCCTGAGGCGAAAAAGCCTGTGGCAGTGGGCGGCACTGCTCACCACCTTGCCGATTCTGCTGCACACTCAGGTGGAGTTTCCACTCTATTATTCCGTGGCGCACTATTTTGCCATTCTGATTTTAATGGCCTCAGCAGACGGAGAACTCCGCACATTTCAGGTTCGCAGTTCGCGGTTACGTTGGCCGCTGGTGTTCATCGCACTGTATGGCTTAGTGCTTTCTGCACAGCTTTTTTTTGCCAGCATTGTGCTGGGAAATTTTGAGACGGGCAGACTTGCTTTCCCTGAGAGCATTACCGGTTTACACGTGCCGGGACTCATGCAGATGCGCTATCAGCGTGACCTTAGCCAGCTCCATTTGTTGCATTTCAACCGGTCGGGCGATATCGATGAGCTGGAAAAGTATGCCGTTGAAAACAGGGAGTGGATTACATTGCATATGGTCGAGGATGCCTGGAACGATCAGGTCAATATTATGTCCTTTTTACAGCACCAGAGCGAAGCTGAGAAATTAAAACTCCAGGCCCACCGGTTAATGCCATGGGACGATCGTTTTAAGCCATAA